From Plasmodium malariae genome assembly, chromosome: 8:
ATtgaattcatataatatttaatatatgattttatatgacttcttaaaatattaaataaattataacataaatataattatgactacgtcataaataaaaatataaattgaaaCATGTAGACGTTTCTCTGTGAGCggcatatttttaaaagatatttttttattctgaagattttaagaaatgaattttttaaataatttacaaaaataaagtatatatatctatatgtatatagtGGAATgcattttgtattatatttaaattataaactcaaaaagaaaatatttgtCAAGGAATGTCTAATGATAGTGAATGAgtgtaataatgaaaattttttattattgttaaaatacaaaatatttgttttagaaaatgataatataaaatttattttttttaattttttttacgtattttAGCAGAAAACTatgcataattataatattacaaatttattttatacactatttattacatatattattatatgaactatttttttctagagaaaataaatgtaacaaAGTGCTAGAATGTTTTTattgtgtatatgtaaatttgaataactttttgataaattaataaattatatcatatattatgtacaaataaaatagaaaacaaaaaaatttacacataaatataatcttATATTTACTAATGAATAAATCAAAAAGTAAGAGAcattaaacataataaaaaaaaatatataaatatgagcatttaataaaataaagctcccattaaataaatgattaatgaatgaatttttttgaatatatgaCATGATATGTAaggatatttttattcttattaatataattttgtcaATAACATTATTAGCGActcaataataatttttttaaagaacataattttttttacaattgaACATTTCTTAAgaatacttatatttatgtaacaataatatgaacttttgtaattaaaggccgaaaataataataaaaaaatatgtaattccAATAGCTAAGAGTAATcagtatgtgtatataaaattgtttgaagaaatgaataaaatttaattatatatgttagaGAGGTAtcataaagatatataataataatatatattactaatgatatatttaaaaatgttaaaattagGGTTATGTAATAACATTAAtgataatgtaaaaaataatgtctTCATATTgcaatatatacataaaaaataaaattatataattttaaactaataaaaaagaagttattaatattttcaaaatataatttattcaatGCAATATTTGTGATAGTTAAAGTTAATGCAgttctcctttttttgtattatgataaaaaatacaaaggaatatttattgaatatattaattactcCTTAAATTTAAAGTCAAAAATAGTTATAAACATTTCACAATAAAAGGAggtattaaataaattatattttcttaatgcTAATATATTTAAGGAATTTGTTTCATTATAAGCTTTTTTTTGATGAGTACAAACTATGCAAAGCTGATTTTATCCTAATTTTATGGTAAATAGTTTTATATCAATATTTCTAAATGTcacataataatgaaaagttaagaataatataaataaatatatctttaaataataaattatatgtaacatcatattattttcatcatttgattaatataatcataataatacaatatctattatttattgtaaatttataaaaatattaatgaataatcTTTAATATAAGTGATAATATGttggtatatatattaatatttttaattaaaaattttgaaaataaatttaacaatcatattttactaattataaaaacataatattccAATAAGTTGATATGGAGAGATATTCGATGtaaatagtatatattaaagaaataacTCTTTATATATCGAGCTAAATgtatataagatatatttattttaatttttaattctaagTTACAGAAATTTAtactattaaatattaaaataatatttaaataaataaatttttctcaAAAGCATGATATGAATTTTATGTTCAATACATATATTCCTgatttttacatttacaaTGATATTATAAGTAACTTAACTAAGAGAGTAATTTATTAGGAAAatgcaattatatatatatgaacatatctAGTTGAATATGTTAGGTAAAAATTCCTTACATTAATTATGAAGAAaccatttaataaataatatatttttaagaatgtTAAATGATGAAATTGTATTTATTCTTACATGTAATATCTTGCCATATGTATTTTAggagaaatattaaatttatgatatgtaattataatttgtatcattttaatataagaacaaatttaaaaatattataattccttttttattattatataaaattatctaTTGTACTGATTACgtaacatatataagtgtTTCCACTACATAAGTATaattatgttataataaattgtactttataaaattgtaaaaatgattcctagtaaataataaattttcttattttagaATCTTTAATAAATcttatgaaaattatgaatatattatgtatttttatatataatatataaataaatatgcttTTAGAATGTTTTTTATTCCCCCATTTTGAATAATCCAAGATTGAAGACATGTCATAAAATGTCCAGTGTACTACAGgtttataactttttaaattgagaattatgcatattcagtggaatattctttttctcttgAACTacgttaataaaattaatctGAGAAATAAGGCTTTtctatttatgtaaaattttttttttttattaactctAAGGAAACTTTTATACAATCACTACCAtcgaaaatatattatagaaaaaaatttgagtCAAATGACAATTACTGCTTACATTttgaagatgaaaaaaaatttctagaCAAAAAAACtgagatatataataatggaaaaattaaaagtattgCAGATAAGCTTATGAGGCCTTTGTGTTATGTGGCATTTAATAATGAAGGAGATGAATGTAATAAGCAATGTCATTATTTGTACTATTGGTTAGgaaatgaattatttaataaattagagGAAGATTCATTTTCAGAAGTTATTGGAATACTTGAGGATGTTTCAAATGTTCTCTCTGGGGGTGTTAAATgcaaatgtaaattttttaaaaatattaaaaaggaaaactttgaaaaaatgaagattgTGCATGATTATTGTAAAGATCACGAGAGCATTAAGAATACTCTTGAAGGACATATTAATAAGTGTACTAAAGAAGTTAATAATTATCTTGTTAAAGCTAATAGTGcttataatgaaatatataattatacagaAAATAATTCTGAAACGTATTGTTCTGTACTTAAAGAGCATGATCCTAGTTGCTTTAAAACAAAGTTATCTCATTTGAATTGTGAAATAGAGCAAGTGTCCGCAGAAAACCCAGGTATAAGTCAATATAACACTACTATTTTGGATCCACAATTTGTAATTAATGTATCTGCCTTTAGTTCATCGCAAATTTTTCTGTTCTTTGTTCTACCCTTTATCGGTATTTTCTTCATTGGCTTCCTACTATATAaagtaattattaatattatttataaaattaaatatcttaatttactttcatttatatttgtttaatagataaacaaataaaaagtaacgatgaaataattattatataatcatCTTGTATATA
This genomic window contains:
- the PmUG01_08061500 gene encoding PIR protein, encoding MSSVLQETFIQSLPSKIYYRKKFESNDNYCLHFEDEKKFLDKKTEIYNNGKIKSIADKLMRPLCYVAFNNEGDECNKQCHYLYYWLGNELFNKLEEDSFSEVIGILEDVSNVLSGGVKCKCKFFKNIKKENFEKMKIVHDYCKDHESIKNTLEGHINKCTKEVNNYLVKANSAYNEIYNYTENNSETYCSVLKEHDPSCFKTKLSHLNCEIEQVSAENPGISQYNTTILDPQFVINVSAFSSSQIFLFFVLPFIGIFFIGFLLYKFTPIVSWIYTKVLKKKSIRRNLDEMDILELTEYTNEQRKSNLGRKQLNVAYHAA